One stretch of Prunus persica cultivar Lovell chromosome G1, Prunus_persica_NCBIv2, whole genome shotgun sequence DNA includes these proteins:
- the LOC18790408 gene encoding squamosa promoter-binding-like protein 6, giving the protein MESWSFGSEGKGFLFPEEIDIQIDAFARSRKALLEWDNKTCLNFGKESVDGTEFMELDLPDIVRKPFHTNQGVEILSGVVGNDSSYNSVASPTCLISSSSSLGEGESGSKFSSPVTESNSQDSSLIALKLGRLTDSKNGQNGQHAKERSKRGGIKGSYSHIPTCQVLGCNMDLSSSKDYHKRHRVCDAHSKTPIVIVNGMEQRFCQQCSRFHLLAEFDDVKRSCRRRLAGHNERRRKPQLDTLNCKPHKLLRSYQGTGYVGTSFAKRTPFVFSDILPGGILYPEEYAHANQYGNVKCEDESTYSQCVTPIANRQMLPKSVLGKQHAPGIPSSGNEYSTFDAASTIQKASGSSNSCCALSLLSTQSHNLSGHSAGVQVPSPSIIQQSTHHSVGQLYEKPSRVNSMEKCGQSGSYLHIMNSMGVDQMESVIDSSQAVDFQLHTDGGFQESHCLSTKYCLSPEHGTTFDLLQLSSHLQRVEHERNFLQVKQEHGEYYCFPTA; this is encoded by the exons ATGGAGTCTTGGAGTTTCGGTTCAGAAGGGAAAGGATTTTTATTCCCCGAAGAAATAGATATACAAATTGATGCGTTTGCAAGGAGTAGAAAAGCATTGCTAGAATGGGATAACAAAACTTGCTTGAATTTCGGTAAAGAATCAGTTGACGGCACGGAGTTCATGGAATTGGATCTCCCTGACATAGTGAGGAAGCCTTTTCATACAAACCAAGGAGTGGAAATCTTGAGTGGTGTGGTTGGTAATGATTCTAGTTATAATTCTGTAGCTTCTCCTACTtgtttgatttcttcaagttcATCTTTGGGTGAAGGAGAATCTGGATCAAAGTTTTCGAGCCCGGTCACTGAATCTAATAGCCAGGATTCATCACTCATTGCTTTGAAGCTAGGGAGGTTGACTGATAGCAAAAATGGGCAGAATGGTCAACATGCTAAAGAGAGGTCTAAAAGAGGTGGCATTAAGGGTTCATACTCTCACATTCCCACCTGCCAAGTCCTTGGTTGTAACATGGATCTTAGCTCCTCAAAGGATTACCACAAGAGGCATAGAGTTTGTGATGCTCACTCCAAGACTCCCATAGTGATTGTTAATGGCATGGAACAGAGGTTTTGTCAGCAGTGTAGCAg GTTTCATCTGCTTGCTGAATTTGACGATGTTAAGCGCAGTTGTCGTAGACGCCTAGCTGGCCACAATGAACGCCGAAGGAAGCCTCAACTAGATACCCTCAATTGTAAACCGCATAAGTTGCTTCGGTCATATCAAG GCACTGGTTATGTAGGAACTTCCTTTGCAAAGAGAACACCCTTTGTCTTTTCAGATATTCTTCCAGGTGGCATTCTATATCCAGAAGAATATGCACATGCTAACCAGTATGGAAATGTCAAATGTGAAGATGAGTCAACTTACAGTCAATGTGTAACACCTATAGCAAACAGGCAAATGCTTCCGAAATCTGTCCTTGGGAAACAACATGCTCCAGGAATTCCTTCATCAGGAAATGAATACTCTACTTTTGATGCAGCATCAACCATTCAGAAAGCATCTGGGTCCTCAAACTCCTGTtgtgctctctctcttctgtcAACTCAATCGCATAACTTATCAGGGCATTCAGCAGGAGTTCAGGTTCCTAGCCCCTCGATAATACAACAAAGTACTCATCACAGTGTTGGTCAACTTTATGAAAAGCCTTCAAGAGTAAACTCCATGGAAAAATGTGGACAAAGCGGGTCCTACCTACATATTATGAACTCCATGGGAGTTGACCAGATGGAATCAGTAATAGATTCTAGTCAGGCTGTTGACTTCCAACTTCACACAGATGGGGGTTTTCAAGAGTCACATTGTTTAAGTACCAAGTATTGTCTTTCTCCCGAACATGGAACAACTTTTGATTTGCTGCAATTGTCATCACATCTTCAAAGAGTGGAGCATGAGAGAAACTTTTTGCAAGTAAAACAGGAGCATGGAGAATACTACTGTTTCCCAACTGCTTAA
- the LOC18788366 gene encoding protein BIG GRAIN 1-like E, which translates to MSSISTGVLSADPAADKIHKKSFHRRNDSGELDVFEAARYFSGYNEAPSSHNNNTNTSTFSQKMMKEDRSWRGGRISLDIPIRHMLHHPQQHPHHHHHHHHVVVEKQNVKDKKYKQPSSPGGRLASFLNSLFNQSASKKKKSKSSTTQSMKDHHEEESPGGRRRRRSSISHFRSSSTADAKSIYSSSSSGFRTPPPYNYGQTAASKSCKDLRSYSDHKQQNLQQQVVSLSKYNTNGQVKSTAALQYEEVVLDDKKSNRELSWLDHEKFKYSNGLSEKYKISSDQDHKGLLKRLSEVVDDDDYDEGADSDSSSDLFELQNYDLGCYSSGLPVYETTNVENIKIRSSGTPISNASS; encoded by the coding sequence ATGTCCAGCATTAGTACAGGGGTGCTCTCAGCTGACCCTGCAGCTGATAAGATACACAAGAAATCCTTCCACCGAAGGAACGATTCGGGTGAGCTCGATGTATTTGAAGCTGCAAGGTACTTCTCTGGATACAATGAAGCTCCCAGCAGCCATAACAACAACACCAACACGTCGACGTTTTCGCAGAAGATGATGAAAGAAGACAGATCATGGAGAGGAGGCAGAATTAGCCTTGACATTCCTATTAGACACATGCTTCATCATCCTCAACAGcaccctcatcatcatcaccatcatcatcatgtggTGGTGGAAAAGCAAAACGTCAAAGACAAGAAATACAAGCAGCCGAGCTCTCCAGGTGGGAGACTAGCTAGCTTCTTGAATTCTTTGTTCAACCAATCAGCAtctaagaagaagaagtcaaAATCCAGTACCACGCAGTCCATGAAAGACCATCATGAGGAGGAGAGTCCTGGTggaaggaggagaaggaggagCAGCATTAGTCATTTTCGAAGCTCGAGCACCGCAGATGCCAAGTCCATATATTCTTCATCAAGTTCAGGTTTCAGAACACCTCCTCCGTACAATTATGGACAAACAGCAGCCTCAAAGAGCTGCAAAGACTTGAGAAGCTATTCAGATCACAAGCAGCAAAACCTGCAGCAGCAGGTGGTGTCTTTGTCAAAGTACAATACTAATGGACAAGTAAAATCCACAGCAGCCTTGCAATATGAGGAGGTGGTCCTGGATGACAAGAAATCAAACAGAGAACTGTCTTGGTTGGATCACGAGAAATTCAAATACAGTAATGGGTTGTCAGAGAAGTACAAGATTAGTTCAGATCAGGATCACAAGGGGTTGCTCAAAAGGCTCAGTGAggttgttgatgatgatgattatgatGAAGGTGCAGATAGTGATTCAAGCTCTGATCTTTTTGAGTTGCAGAACTATGACTTGGGTTGTTACTCAAGCGGCTTGCCCGTGTATGAAACTACAAATGTGGAGAACATCAAGATCAGATCATCAGGAACACCAATTTCCAATGCCTCATCCTGA
- the LOC18793592 gene encoding protein CRABS CLAW isoform X1 has translation MNLEEKVTMDLINQPSEHLCYVRCNFCSTVLAVGLPFKRLLDTVTVKCGHCSNLSFLSTRPALQGQCLSDHPTSLTLQAGCCSEFRKGQSSSSSSPISSEPSSPKAPFVVKPPEKKHRLPSAYNRFMKEEIQRIKAANPEIPHREAFSAAAKNWARYIPSPSAGSDSGSCSSTNNVRENILSISISIY, from the exons ATGAACCTGGAAGAGAAAGTCACCATGGACTTGATTAATCAACCATCTGAGCATCTTTGCTATGTCCGCTGCAACTTCTGCAGCACTGTTCTTGCG GTTGGGCTTCCATTCAAACGGTTGCTGGACACTGTGACGGTGAAATGTGGTCATTGCAGCAACCTGTCGTTTCTGAGCACCAGACCTGCACTTCAAGGTCAATGCCTTTCTGATCACCCCACCTCCTTGACTCTTCAG GCGGGATGCTGCAGTGAATTCAGAAAGGGCcaatcctcatcatcatcttcaccaATATCAAGCGAGCCATCATCCCCAAAAGCACCCTTCGTTGTCAAAC CACCTGAGAAGAAACACAGACTTCCATCTGCTTACAATCGGTTCATGAA AGAAGAGATCCAGCGAATCAAAGCAGCCAACCCAGAGATCCCACATCGAGAAGCTTTTAGTGCTGCAGCAAAAAAT TGGGCTAGGTACATTCCTAGTCCGTCAGCTGGATCAGATTCTGGGAGCTGCAGCAGCACTAACAACGTAAGAGAGAATATCTTGTCTATATCTATTTCTATATATtaa
- the LOC18793592 gene encoding protein CRABS CLAW isoform X2 produces the protein MNLEEKVTMDLINQPSEHLCYVRCNFCSTVLAVGLPFKRLLDTVTVKCGHCSNLSFLSTRPALQGQCLSDHPTSLTLQQAGCCSEFRKGQSSSSSSPISSEPSSPKAPFVVKPPEKKHRLPSAYNRFMKEEIQRIKAANPEIPHREAFSAAAKNWARYIPSPSAGSDSGSCSSTNNVRENILSISISIY, from the exons ATGAACCTGGAAGAGAAAGTCACCATGGACTTGATTAATCAACCATCTGAGCATCTTTGCTATGTCCGCTGCAACTTCTGCAGCACTGTTCTTGCG GTTGGGCTTCCATTCAAACGGTTGCTGGACACTGTGACGGTGAAATGTGGTCATTGCAGCAACCTGTCGTTTCTGAGCACCAGACCTGCACTTCAAGGTCAATGCCTTTCTGATCACCCCACCTCCTTGACTCTTCAG CAGGCGGGATGCTGCAGTGAATTCAGAAAGGGCcaatcctcatcatcatcttcaccaATATCAAGCGAGCCATCATCCCCAAAAGCACCCTTCGTTGTCAAAC CACCTGAGAAGAAACACAGACTTCCATCTGCTTACAATCGGTTCATGAA AGAAGAGATCCAGCGAATCAAAGCAGCCAACCCAGAGATCCCACATCGAGAAGCTTTTAGTGCTGCAGCAAAAAAT TGGGCTAGGTACATTCCTAGTCCGTCAGCTGGATCAGATTCTGGGAGCTGCAGCAGCACTAACAACGTAAGAGAGAATATCTTGTCTATATCTATTTCTATATATtaa
- the LOC18789132 gene encoding MADS-box protein CMB1: MGRGKVELKRIENKINQQVTFAKRRNGLLKKAYELSVLCDAEVALIVFSTRGKLYEFCSGSSMEKTLERYQRCSYSALEASQPAQDSQSRYQDYLNLKAKVEVLQRTQRNFLGEDLGHLGTKELQQLENQLDMSLRQIRSTKTQVMHGQISDLLRKEQMLLEANHELRRKLEECDATIERYSRTTKEQNQNVPNSSHHQAAQFEGVLDHSQCNNTLQIGYNPPEVTDHHGLQSSTQSHSGLFVPGTWVL, from the exons ATGGGAAGAGGGAAGGTAGAGCTGAAGAGGATCGAGAACAAAATAAACCAACAGGTGACATTCGCAAAAAGACGAAATGGGTTGCTAAAGAAGGCGTACGAGCTCTCAGTTCTGTGTGATGCTGAGGTTGCTCTTATCGTCTTCTCCACCCGCGGCAAGCTCTATGAGTTCTGCAGCGGCTCTAG cATGGAGAAGACACTTGAGAGGTATCAAAGATGCAGTTATAGTGCACTGGAAGCGAGTCAACCTGCTCAGGATTCACAG AGCAGATACCAAGATTATTTGAACCTAAAAGCAAAAGTAGAGGTCCTACAGCGCACGCAGAG AAATTTTCTTGGGGAAGATTTGGGTCATTTAGGCACCAAGGAGCTCCAGCAGCTTGAGAATCAACTCGACATGTCCTTGAGGCAAATCAGGTCAACAAAG ACCCAAGTTATGCATGGGCAGATTTCTGATCTACTGAGGAag GAACAGATGCTGCTGGAAGCAAACCATGAACTGAGAAGGAAG CTGGAGGAATGTGACGCAACCATTGAAAGATATTCAAGGACAACTAAGGagcaaaatcaaaatgttCCAAATAGCAGCCACCACCAGGCTGCTCAATTTGAGGGAGTCCTTGATCATTCACAATGCAACAATACATTGCAGATCGG CTACAATCCTCCTGAAGTAACAGATCATCACGGGCTACAATCCTCAACGCAAAGTCATAGTGGATTATTCGTCCCTGGGACGTGGGTGCTCTGA